Proteins from a single region of Cupriavidus sp. MP-37:
- a CDS encoding type I secretion system permease/ATPase, translating into MAWAEALLLTARHLGLSPSPELVRGAAAWADRADADRAVVEMAAAAGLSAQFADLPAAALSPLLLPALVALDGTQVALLTSIADGKAVLQLPTAAGTVERTPALAALARQADGTVRLLLVRERVAPRSGRLDAYLAARPEGWLGSIFTANWRTLVELGAGSLFGNLLAVGTSLFAMQVWDRVVPARSLHTLWVLASGVALALVLELLIRTVRVSIADHFGKQVDQRLSAMFFARVLDIRNDARPRSPGTLVAQLRDLEQLRELLTSSTLGVLIDLPFVAGFLVIIWLLGGWLVLVPLVAIPLLVLPGLVAQIPLARLSQQGMSEAALRNAILMESIYRAEDIKTLQAEPRFRKLWDRVNAVNGEIGLQQRFIAGLLLNLSQTVQQLAYVGVLVAGVHGILDGGLSFGAVLACSILTSRTIAPLSQIPAVLGRIQNARVGKQGLDALLSLPLDHDPARDAYHRPALVGRYRFEQVVYGFDPQEKPVLNIPQLQIAPGERIAVLGRVGAGKSTLLRLLGGLATPVQGRILFNDTPLPLIDPADVRRDVGMVMQESSLFYGTLRDNLLVADPLATDEAMLQALRLACADRLLLNQVHGLDLTIRENGVGLSGGQKQALILARTLLRAPNVLLLDEPTASLDEATEQAVIARLRPWLGQRTLVVATHRYAVLALVDRIIVVDNGRIVRDGPRDAVLGALRGQGAPATGAADPAGD; encoded by the coding sequence TTGGCCTGGGCCGAGGCCCTGCTGCTCACGGCACGCCATCTCGGGCTGTCGCCGTCGCCGGAACTGGTACGCGGCGCCGCCGCCTGGGCCGACCGCGCCGATGCGGACCGCGCCGTGGTCGAGATGGCCGCAGCGGCCGGCCTGTCGGCCCAGTTTGCCGACCTGCCCGCGGCCGCACTGTCGCCGCTGCTGCTGCCCGCGCTGGTGGCGCTCGACGGGACCCAGGTGGCCCTGCTGACCAGCATCGCCGACGGCAAGGCAGTGCTGCAGCTGCCCACCGCAGCCGGCACCGTCGAACGCACGCCCGCGCTGGCGGCGCTGGCTCGGCAGGCCGACGGCACCGTGCGCCTGCTGCTGGTACGCGAGCGGGTGGCGCCGCGCAGCGGCCGTCTCGACGCCTACCTGGCGGCACGCCCGGAAGGCTGGCTCGGCAGCATCTTCACCGCCAACTGGCGCACGCTGGTGGAGCTGGGCGCGGGCTCGCTGTTCGGCAACCTGCTGGCGGTGGGCACCTCGCTGTTCGCGATGCAGGTGTGGGACCGCGTGGTGCCGGCGCGTTCGCTGCATACGCTGTGGGTGCTGGCCAGCGGCGTGGCACTGGCACTGGTGCTGGAGCTGCTGATCCGCACCGTGCGGGTGTCGATCGCCGATCATTTCGGCAAGCAGGTCGACCAGCGCCTGTCGGCGATGTTCTTCGCGCGCGTGCTGGATATCCGCAACGACGCGCGCCCACGTTCGCCCGGCACGCTGGTGGCGCAGCTGCGCGACCTGGAGCAGCTGCGCGAGCTGCTCACCTCGAGCACGCTCGGGGTGCTGATCGACCTGCCCTTCGTGGCCGGCTTCCTGGTCATCATCTGGCTGCTGGGCGGCTGGCTGGTGCTGGTGCCGCTGGTGGCGATCCCGCTGCTGGTGCTGCCCGGCCTGGTGGCGCAGATTCCGCTGGCGCGGCTGTCGCAGCAGGGCATGAGCGAGGCCGCGCTGCGCAATGCGATCCTGATGGAATCGATCTACCGGGCCGAGGACATCAAGACCCTGCAGGCCGAGCCGCGCTTTCGCAAGCTGTGGGACCGGGTCAACGCGGTCAACGGCGAGATCGGCCTGCAGCAGCGCTTTATCGCCGGGCTGCTGCTGAACCTGTCGCAGACGGTGCAGCAGCTGGCCTATGTCGGGGTGCTGGTGGCCGGCGTGCATGGCATCCTGGACGGCGGCCTGTCGTTCGGCGCGGTGCTGGCCTGCTCGATCCTGACCAGCCGCACCATCGCGCCGCTGTCGCAGATCCCCGCGGTGCTGGGGCGGATCCAGAACGCGCGCGTCGGCAAGCAGGGGCTGGACGCGCTGCTGAGCCTGCCGCTGGACCACGACCCGGCGCGCGACGCCTACCACCGGCCCGCGCTGGTGGGCCGCTATCGCTTCGAGCAGGTGGTGTACGGCTTCGACCCCCAGGAAAAGCCGGTGCTCAACATCCCGCAGCTGCAGATCGCGCCCGGCGAGCGCATTGCGGTGCTGGGCCGCGTCGGCGCCGGCAAGTCCACGCTGCTGCGCCTGCTGGGCGGGCTGGCAACGCCGGTCCAGGGCCGCATCCTGTTCAACGACACGCCGCTGCCGCTGATCGACCCCGCCGACGTGCGCCGCGATGTCGGCATGGTGATGCAGGAATCCAGCCTGTTCTACGGCACCTTGCGCGACAACCTGCTGGTGGCCGATCCGCTCGCCACCGACGAGGCCATGCTGCAGGCGCTGCGGCTGGCGTGCGCCGACCGGCTGCTGCTGAACCAGGTGCACGGGCTCGACCTGACCATCCGCGAGAACGGCGTGGGGCTTTCCGGTGGCCAGAAGCAGGCGCTGATCCTGGCGCGCACGCTGCTGCGCGCGCCCAACGTGCTGCTGCTGGACGAGCCCACCGCATCGCTGGACGAAGCGACCGAGCAGGCCGTGATCGCGCGGCTGCGGCCATGGCTGGGCCAGCGCACGCTGGTGGTGGCCACGCACCGCTACGCGGTGCTGGCGCTGGTCGATCGCATTATCGTCGTCGACAACGGGCGCATCGTGCGCGACGGCCCCAGGGATGCGGTGCTGGGTGCGCTGCGCGGCCAGGGCGCGCCAGCCACTGGCGCTGCGGATCCGGCAGGAGACTGA
- a CDS encoding TolC family protein has protein sequence MAAPAAAAPVPALAATATLAAAPAPGAAAPDGVPAALRIPLAGMALHEAVGIAISRHPDIGRANAVVAQSEAEIAVARSAWYPKLEYGVRPGYGGSFGSGGNDMGARASVGVSQLLYDFGRTASKISAADASLVQRRHELSDTVEQIAYNTASIYIELAASQAVMAAAQRQLETLAVTRDKIGQRVRAGLSVSSDGTMADVAIQRARTEVLRARTRFDVAASRLAELIGVRPERVAELARTEDEVRSLGDEGDDIEHTPKVLAAAAAAEAAHARVTLAEAERFPSVSVGVSRSVSTGRANANDDTWIGVAIAGDFSLGGLNRHRIDAARAGQRAAQQALDNERLLARTTLHSAATEAAGAAARTQSYAQMIALLRASRDLYWQEYILNKRTLTDVLNPEREIFLAEQEWIGAVADGMLARIKAHAATGRFVALLREHDSASHP, from the coding sequence ATGGCCGCGCCGGCTGCCGCAGCGCCGGTGCCAGCGCTTGCCGCCACAGCCACGCTTGCCGCCGCGCCGGCGCCGGGTGCCGCCGCGCCAGACGGTGTGCCGGCGGCCCTGCGCATCCCGCTGGCGGGCATGGCGCTGCACGAGGCCGTCGGCATCGCCATCTCGCGGCATCCCGATATCGGCCGCGCCAACGCGGTGGTGGCGCAGAGCGAGGCCGAGATTGCGGTGGCGCGTTCGGCCTGGTATCCCAAGCTGGAATATGGCGTGCGCCCGGGCTACGGCGGCAGCTTCGGCAGCGGCGGCAACGACATGGGCGCACGCGCCTCGGTGGGCGTGAGCCAGCTGCTGTACGACTTCGGCCGCACCGCCAGCAAGATCTCCGCCGCGGACGCCTCGCTGGTGCAGCGCCGCCATGAACTGTCCGACACGGTCGAGCAGATCGCCTACAACACCGCCTCGATCTATATCGAACTGGCCGCAAGCCAGGCGGTGATGGCGGCCGCGCAGCGCCAGCTCGAGACGCTTGCCGTCACGCGCGACAAGATCGGCCAGCGCGTGCGCGCGGGGCTGTCGGTCAGCTCGGACGGCACCATGGCCGACGTGGCGATCCAGCGTGCCCGCACCGAGGTGCTGCGCGCACGGACCCGCTTCGACGTGGCCGCGTCGCGCCTGGCCGAGCTGATCGGCGTGCGGCCCGAGCGCGTGGCCGAACTGGCGCGTACCGAAGATGAAGTCCGCAGCCTGGGCGACGAGGGCGACGACATCGAGCACACCCCCAAGGTGCTGGCCGCCGCGGCCGCGGCCGAGGCCGCGCACGCGCGCGTGACGCTGGCCGAGGCCGAGCGCTTCCCGTCGGTCAGCGTCGGCGTGAGCCGCTCGGTGTCGACCGGCCGCGCCAATGCCAACGACGACACCTGGATCGGCGTGGCCATCGCCGGCGACTTTTCGCTGGGCGGGCTGAACCGGCACCGCATCGACGCCGCCCGCGCCGGCCAGCGAGCCGCGCAGCAGGCCTTGGACAACGAGCGGCTGCTGGCCCGCACCACGCTGCACTCCGCCGCTACCGAGGCGGCCGGCGCCGCGGCGCGCACGCAGAGCTACGCGCAGATGATCGCGCTGCTGCGCGCTTCGCGCGACCTGTACTGGCAGGAATACATCCTTAACAAGCGGACCCTGACCGACGTGCTCAATCCCGAGCGCGAGATCTTCCTGGCCGAGCAGGAATGGATCGGCGCGGTCGCCGACGGCATGCTGGCGCGCATCAAGGCGCACGCCGCCACCGGCAGGTTCGTGGCCTTGCTGCGGGAGCACGACAGTGCAAGCCACCCTTGA
- a CDS encoding Ig-like domain-containing protein, whose translation MASSGVLLNHTDVPVAPGTRTVASPDGPANFLIAAQRDSVANFAREGNDLLLTMRDGSTLRIQGFFTHGAQFNNLVFVQEDGQWLADFSQALGAQGDGVAEAAMLFEPIGDSASTALLLGLLGAAAGAGIIAAAAGGGGGDGGGGSGSGGGTPLATPKVAPTNGATLSGTAPAGSTVGLDFNGDGKADATVTADAAGNWTYTPPQRLADGTVVSVTATDASGNTSPPATVTVDGAAPAAPVISAASNDAGTAIAAGGSTSDTTPTLSGSAEAGSTVSIYSGTTLLGTAIADANGRWSFTPSSGLADGSHALTVTATDAVGNTGPASAPFLLTVDTAPPPAPAITPSNGTVIAGTAEPDSTIHIDLNGDGTPDATVIADGSGNWTYTPSPALGDGAVVSVTATDAAGNTSTPATATVDASAPAAPVLASVTDDATPSTGPLADGDSTNDSTPTLSGTAEAGSTISIYNGSTLIGTTTADATTGAWSFTPTSPLADGAVSLTVTATDAAGNTSAPSTPFTLTLDATPPAIPAITGVTDDNPVASPLASGDSTNDTTPTLTGTADAGSTISIYNGTTLIGTTVADATTGAWTFTPATPLTDGPYVLIATATDASGNVSAPTTAFNLTVDTAPPADPSITVAGGTTISGTAEAGSTVDIDLDGDGAPDATVTADATTGVWTYSPATPLPDGTAISATATDAAGNTSAPATAIVDALAPAAPAITSVTDDNPVSSPLNSGDSTNDSTPTLTGTAEAGSTINIFNGTTLIGTTTADASTGAWTFTPATPLTDGPYTLTATATDAAGNVSAPTAAFNLTVDTAPPADPIITVANGTTLAGTAEPGSTVDIDLDGDGTPEGTVTADATTGAWTYTPGTPLPDGAVASVTATDAAGNTSGPATVTIDGTPPAIPLITSVTDDNPVASPLASGDSTNDSTPTLTGTAEAGSTISIYNGSTLLGTTTADATTGAWTFTPTTQLTDGPYVLTATASDAAGNISAPTAAFNLTVDTAPPADPSITVANGTTLAGTAEAGSTVNIDLNGDGTPEGTVTADATTGAWTYSPVGGLPDGVVASVTATDAAGNTSGPATVTIDAVPPAVPLITSVTDDNPVATPLNSGDSTNDSTPTLVGTADPGSTINIFNGTTLIGTTTADASTGAWTFTPTTPLTDGPYALTATATDAAGNISTPTAAFNLTVDTVAPTATATATALTDDTGTAGDWITGDTTPVVSGTLSAALAANETLQVSLDGGATWTDAVVTGTTWQWFPPGQLADDTYTITTHVIDSAGNIGAVTTQSFTVAQQVAPEAAVNEAGGLLGIADANLLGLIDLSAQQFFTASDYNENINSVVIRYGGLLGIGMQQLDASAALAAELGLTFNVVNDPGTLLIGPSSTLSISAIGGGPIDNLSLNELLGSITLEGGLLGVSLSLLNAMTITATDTTGLTTTSTGSQLVSAGVLTELLGASQPSAIIEGDATGNTLTGSADNDRLYGYDGNDTINAGAGNDLVRGGAGDDTLNGEGGNDVLIGGAGNDTMSGGAGTDVFLWEARGTDGTGGNGSDLITDFTVGTAPGQAGNDVLDVSALLEGYAADANGPAHYQNGVATIDAGDDIGQYLSATQSGADTVIAIDRDGAGTNYSAQTLVTLTNVTTNLETLLANQQILV comes from the coding sequence ATGGCTTCGTCAGGCGTTCTGCTCAACCACACGGATGTTCCTGTCGCCCCTGGCACCCGCACCGTTGCCTCACCTGACGGACCCGCCAACTTCCTGATCGCGGCGCAGCGCGACAGCGTCGCCAACTTCGCGCGCGAAGGCAACGACCTGCTGCTGACGATGCGCGATGGCAGCACGCTGCGCATCCAGGGCTTCTTCACCCACGGCGCACAGTTCAACAACCTGGTGTTCGTGCAGGAAGACGGCCAATGGCTGGCCGACTTCAGCCAGGCGCTCGGCGCGCAGGGCGATGGCGTGGCCGAGGCGGCCATGCTGTTCGAGCCGATCGGCGACAGCGCTTCGACGGCATTGCTGCTGGGGCTGCTGGGCGCCGCGGCCGGTGCCGGCATCATCGCGGCCGCTGCCGGCGGCGGCGGCGGGGATGGCGGCGGCGGTTCCGGGTCCGGCGGCGGCACCCCGCTGGCCACGCCCAAGGTGGCGCCCACCAACGGCGCCACGCTGTCCGGCACGGCCCCGGCCGGCAGCACGGTCGGCCTCGACTTCAACGGCGACGGCAAGGCCGATGCCACCGTTACCGCCGATGCCGCGGGCAACTGGACCTACACGCCGCCGCAGCGACTGGCCGACGGCACCGTGGTCAGCGTGACCGCCACCGACGCCTCCGGCAACACCAGCCCGCCGGCCACGGTGACCGTCGATGGCGCGGCCCCGGCAGCGCCCGTGATCAGCGCGGCCAGCAACGATGCCGGCACGGCGATCGCCGCGGGAGGCAGCACCAGCGACACCACGCCCACGCTCTCCGGCAGCGCCGAGGCAGGCAGCACCGTCAGCATCTACAGCGGCACCACCCTGCTCGGCACCGCCATCGCCGACGCGAACGGCCGCTGGAGCTTCACGCCGTCGTCGGGCCTGGCCGATGGCAGCCACGCGCTGACGGTCACCGCCACCGACGCGGTCGGCAATACCGGGCCGGCCAGCGCGCCGTTCCTGCTGACGGTCGATACCGCACCACCCCCGGCCCCCGCGATCACGCCGAGCAACGGCACCGTGATTGCCGGCACCGCCGAGCCCGACAGCACCATCCACATCGACCTAAACGGCGACGGCACGCCCGATGCCACCGTCATCGCCGACGGCAGCGGCAACTGGACCTATACCCCGTCGCCAGCACTGGGCGACGGCGCCGTGGTCAGCGTCACTGCCACCGACGCCGCGGGCAATACCAGTACACCGGCCACCGCCACCGTCGATGCCAGCGCGCCCGCTGCACCGGTGCTCGCCAGCGTCACCGACGACGCCACCCCGTCGACCGGCCCGCTCGCCGACGGCGACAGCACCAACGACAGCACCCCGACACTGTCCGGCACCGCCGAAGCCGGCAGCACCATCAGCATCTACAACGGCAGCACGCTGATCGGCACCACCACTGCCGACGCCACCACCGGCGCCTGGAGCTTCACGCCCACCTCACCGCTGGCCGACGGCGCCGTGAGCCTGACCGTCACCGCTACCGACGCCGCCGGCAATACCAGCGCGCCCAGCACGCCCTTCACGCTGACGCTGGATGCTACGCCGCCGGCAATCCCGGCCATCACCGGCGTCACCGACGACAACCCGGTCGCCAGCCCACTGGCATCCGGCGACAGCACCAACGACACCACCCCGACGCTCACCGGCACCGCCGATGCCGGCAGCACCATCAGCATCTACAACGGCACCACGCTGATCGGCACCACGGTTGCCGACGCCACCACGGGCGCCTGGACCTTCACGCCGGCCACGCCGCTGACCGATGGTCCGTATGTGCTGATCGCCACCGCCACTGATGCATCGGGCAACGTCAGTGCGCCGACCACTGCCTTCAACCTCACCGTCGATACGGCGCCACCGGCAGACCCCAGCATCACCGTTGCCGGCGGCACCACGATCTCGGGCACCGCCGAAGCCGGCAGCACAGTCGATATCGATCTCGATGGCGATGGCGCGCCCGACGCCACCGTCACGGCCGACGCCACCACCGGCGTGTGGACCTATTCGCCCGCCACGCCGCTGCCTGACGGCACCGCGATCAGCGCCACCGCCACCGATGCCGCCGGCAACACGAGCGCACCAGCAACCGCTATCGTCGATGCGCTCGCGCCGGCCGCGCCGGCGATCACCAGCGTCACCGACGACAACCCGGTCAGCAGCCCGCTGAACTCCGGCGACAGCACCAACGATTCCACGCCCACACTGACGGGCACCGCCGAAGCCGGCAGCACCATCAACATCTTCAACGGCACCACGCTGATAGGCACCACCACCGCCGATGCCTCCACCGGCGCGTGGACCTTCACCCCGGCCACGCCGCTGACCGACGGTCCCTATACGCTGACCGCTACAGCAACCGATGCGGCGGGCAACGTCAGTGCGCCGACCGCTGCCTTTAACCTCACCGTCGATACTGCGCCACCCGCTGACCCCATCATCACCGTTGCCAACGGCACCACCCTGGCCGGCACCGCCGAGCCAGGCAGCACCGTCGATATCGACCTGGACGGCGACGGCACCCCGGAAGGCACGGTCACGGCCGATGCCACCACCGGCGCCTGGACTTACACTCCCGGCACGCCGCTGCCCGATGGCGCGGTTGCCAGCGTCACCGCCACCGATGCCGCCGGCAATACCAGCGGCCCCGCGACGGTGACCATCGACGGCACGCCGCCCGCGATCCCGCTGATCACCAGCGTCACCGACGACAATCCGGTAGCCAGCCCATTGGCTTCGGGCGACAGCACCAACGATTCCACGCCTACACTGACGGGCACCGCCGAAGCGGGCAGCACCATCAGCATCTACAACGGCTCCACGTTGCTCGGCACCACCACCGCCGATGCCACCACCGGCGCCTGGACCTTCACCCCGACCACGCAACTGACCGATGGGCCCTATGTACTGACCGCTACCGCGAGCGACGCAGCCGGCAACATCAGCGCGCCAACCGCCGCCTTCAACCTGACGGTCGATACGGCACCGCCCGCTGATCCGAGCATCACCGTTGCCAACGGCACCACCCTGGCCGGCACCGCCGAAGCTGGCAGCACCGTCAACATCGACCTGAACGGCGACGGCACCCCGGAAGGCACGGTCACCGCCGATGCCACCACCGGCGCGTGGACCTACTCGCCCGTGGGCGGACTGCCCGATGGCGTGGTCGCCAGCGTCACCGCCACCGATGCCGCGGGCAATACCAGCGGCCCCGCGACGGTGACCATCGATGCCGTGCCGCCCGCGGTCCCGCTGATCACCAGCGTCACCGACGACAATCCGGTCGCCACCCCGCTGAATTCTGGCGACAGCACCAACGACAGCACGCCAACCCTGGTCGGTACGGCCGATCCCGGCAGCACCATCAACATCTTCAACGGCACCACGCTGATAGGCACCACCACCGCCGATGCCTCCACCGGCGCGTGGACCTTCACCCCGACCACGCCGCTGACCGACGGCCCCTATGCGCTGACCGCTACCGCGACCGACGCGGCGGGCAACATCAGCACGCCGACCGCTGCCTTCAACCTGACGGTCGATACGGTCGCGCCGACCGCCACGGCGACGGCCACCGCGCTGACCGACGACACCGGCACCGCCGGCGACTGGATTACCGGCGACACGACCCCCGTCGTCAGCGGCACGCTCAGCGCGGCACTGGCCGCCAACGAGACACTGCAAGTCAGCCTCGACGGCGGCGCCACCTGGACCGATGCCGTGGTCACCGGCACCACGTGGCAATGGTTCCCGCCGGGCCAGCTGGCGGACGACACCTACACCATCACCACGCACGTGATCGACAGCGCCGGCAACATCGGCGCGGTCACCACCCAGAGCTTCACCGTGGCGCAACAGGTGGCGCCCGAAGCTGCGGTCAATGAAGCGGGCGGATTGCTCGGCATTGCCGATGCCAACCTGCTGGGGCTGATCGACCTGAGCGCCCAGCAGTTCTTCACCGCCAGCGACTACAACGAGAACATCAATAGCGTTGTGATCCGGTATGGTGGCCTGCTGGGCATTGGCATGCAGCAGCTAGACGCCAGCGCCGCGCTGGCCGCGGAACTGGGGCTGACCTTCAACGTGGTCAACGACCCCGGCACGCTGCTCATCGGTCCCTCGTCAACGTTGTCGATCTCCGCCATCGGCGGCGGACCGATCGACAACCTGAGCCTGAACGAACTGCTCGGTTCGATCACGCTGGAAGGCGGCCTGCTGGGCGTCAGCCTTAGCCTGCTCAACGCCATGACGATCACCGCCACCGACACCACGGGGCTGACCACCACGTCGACCGGCAGCCAACTGGTCAGCGCCGGCGTGCTGACCGAGCTGCTCGGCGCCAGCCAGCCGTCGGCGATCATCGAAGGCGATGCCACGGGCAATACGCTCACGGGCAGCGCCGACAATGACCGGCTCTATGGCTACGATGGCAACGACACCATCAATGCGGGCGCCGGCAACGACCTGGTGCGCGGCGGCGCGGGCGACGACACGCTCAATGGCGAGGGCGGCAACGACGTGCTGATCGGCGGCGCCGGCAACGACACCATGAGCGGCGGCGCCGGCACCGACGTGTTCCTGTGGGAGGCGCGCGGCACCGATGGCACCGGCGGCAACGGCAGCGACCTGATCACGGATTTCACCGTGGGCACCGCGCCCGGGCAGGCCGGCAATGACGTGCTCGATGTATCCGCGCTGCTGGAGGGCTACGCCGCCGACGCCAACGGCCCTGCCCACTACCAGAACGGCGTGGCCACCATCGATGCGGGCGACGACATCGGCCAGTACCTCAGCGCCACGCAGTCGGGCGCCGACACCGTGATCGCCATCGACCGCGACGGCGCCGGCACCAACTACAGCGCGCAAACCCTGGTGACGCTGACCAACGTCACCACCAACCTGGAGACCTTGCTGGCTAACCAACAGATCCTGGTCTGA